One Halolamina litorea genomic window carries:
- a CDS encoding Sec-independent protein translocase subunit TatA/TatB, producing the protein MFQIAPLQVPIPGGPELIIILLVLVLLFGANKIPKLARSTGQAMGEFQKGREELNQELEDMKEPPETSTDSTTAESVEEEEETETETTDN; encoded by the coding sequence ATGTTCCAGATTGCGCCGCTACAAGTACCGATCCCCGGGGGCCCCGAGCTCATCATCATCCTCCTCGTGCTCGTGCTCCTGTTCGGCGCGAACAAGATCCCGAAGCTGGCCCGTTCGACGGGGCAGGCGATGGGTGAGTTCCAGAAGGGCCGTGAGGAGCTGAACCAGGAGCTCGAAGACATGAAGGAGCCGCCGGAGACCTCCACTGACTCGACGACCGCCGAGAGCGTCGAGGAAGAGGAGGAGACCGAGACCGAGACGACCGACAACTGA
- a CDS encoding HD domain-containing protein, whose amino-acid sequence MATDSSSYEYDPEARHAFPDERLNRVLPALIEDPELVAYLDAQNVNAVTRKGYNDHGSKHIEIVRNRALRLYDLLKAGGVEFNGASQQGLDEADEAVIVALAATLHDIGHVVHRDDHAYYSIPLAADFLDRFLDPFYDIGAKVRIKGEVLHAILCHHTEETPLTREAGVIRVADALDMEHGRSRIPYEEGGRGINTLSSQAIRQVSLQPGDGKPVLVEIEMINAAGVYQVDNLLKAKLTDSTIEDAVRIVAVNTKTDDDLVERIEL is encoded by the coding sequence ATGGCGACGGACTCCTCCAGCTACGAGTACGACCCGGAGGCGCGGCACGCGTTCCCCGACGAACGGCTCAACCGCGTGCTCCCCGCGCTCATCGAGGACCCCGAACTCGTTGCGTACCTCGACGCCCAGAACGTCAACGCGGTCACGCGCAAGGGGTACAACGATCACGGGAGCAAACACATCGAGATCGTCCGGAACCGCGCGCTCCGGCTGTACGACCTGCTGAAAGCCGGCGGCGTCGAGTTCAACGGCGCCAGTCAGCAGGGCCTCGACGAGGCTGACGAGGCGGTCATCGTCGCGCTGGCGGCGACGCTGCACGACATCGGCCACGTCGTTCACCGGGACGACCACGCCTACTACTCGATCCCGCTGGCGGCCGACTTCCTCGACCGCTTTCTCGACCCGTTCTACGATATCGGCGCGAAGGTCCGGATCAAGGGGGAGGTGCTGCACGCGATCCTCTGTCACCACACCGAGGAGACGCCGCTGACCCGGGAGGCGGGCGTGATCCGTGTCGCCGACGCGCTGGACATGGAACACGGCCGCTCGCGTATCCCCTACGAAGAGGGCGGTCGCGGCATCAACACCCTCTCCAGCCAGGCGATCCGGCAGGTCAGCCTCCAACCGGGCGACGGCAAGCCCGTGCTGGTCGAAATCGAGATGATCAACGCGGCAGGCGTCTATCAGGTCGACAACCTCCTCAAGGCCAAACTCACCGACTCGACGATCGAGGACGCGGTCCGCATCGTCGCGGTCAACACTAAGACCGACGACGACCTCGTCGAGCGCATCGAACTCTGA
- a CDS encoding DUF5797 family protein, with protein sequence MSLSDEAKERLADIVTLQPTKNKELQDRWGMESGSEVHQYLEGELKDYYYRDDDSLIRATEEGVELVDVEPSVPAEDTDGVPELIRVPELHAQVLDVIAGPDEESESVVSVLGKLRTEFDIDPEVEAVRDALGSLRRKNVVEVIYRTVPTYRLAADRDEFEVENIDD encoded by the coding sequence ATGAGTCTGAGCGACGAGGCGAAAGAGCGCCTCGCGGACATCGTCACCCTCCAGCCGACGAAGAACAAGGAGCTACAGGACCGCTGGGGGATGGAGTCGGGCAGCGAGGTCCACCAGTACCTCGAAGGGGAGCTCAAGGACTACTACTACCGCGACGACGACAGCCTGATCCGGGCCACCGAGGAGGGCGTCGAACTCGTGGACGTGGAGCCGAGCGTCCCCGCCGAGGACACCGACGGCGTCCCGGAACTCATCCGCGTCCCGGAACTCCACGCACAGGTCCTCGACGTGATCGCCGGCCCCGACGAGGAGTCAGAGAGCGTCGTGAGCGTGCTGGGGAAACTCCGGACGGAGTTCGACATCGACCCCGAGGTGGAGGCGGTCCGGGACGCCCTGGGGAGCCTGCGCCGGAAGAACGTCGTCGAGGTCATCTACCGAACCGTCCCGACCTACCGGCTCGCCGCCGACCGCGACGAGTTCGAGGTCGAGAACATCGACGACTAA
- a CDS encoding MFS transporter: MARFGNSVGLLRNREFLALAGTAFARSQAYSTIIIALALYADAFGTTGFVEGLWGTAFATVQLLIVLPLGRKIDTGNAKNWLLGGLLVNVFVFVGYMFVTSSVHIVLVRMLQGIGASMLWITGASVVGQISPDDESGRWLGSYNQVAALSSLAGNVVGGLLLSIYDPLQSRVVFAVLTVITLVAFALVYLNLRDDPGGGVDDPEAQSGTGTIKKLLALPMLRSLVLFRLSFSVGKMAVIIFLPILAARQFGIGAFAIGWILAGGKITKALLQGYVGDLTDRIGDRAKFVAVGALLYGVGIALIPLSLPAEEMVGRFRFGYFGRGQELGGGFLVLFGAYAIMGIGDSIRLPASMALFVEEGERYDSVASAMSLRSISWKIGQTVGPLGVGLIKDFIGVVEAFLTASVFVVFATGVFWVTHSLSKEPEGVDPALGD; the protein is encoded by the coding sequence GTGGCACGTTTCGGAAACTCGGTCGGCCTGCTCCGGAACCGGGAGTTCCTCGCGCTCGCGGGGACCGCCTTCGCCCGGAGTCAGGCGTACTCGACCATCATCATCGCGCTCGCGCTCTACGCCGACGCCTTCGGTACCACCGGGTTCGTCGAGGGACTCTGGGGCACGGCGTTCGCGACGGTCCAGCTACTGATCGTCCTCCCGCTGGGTCGGAAGATCGACACGGGGAACGCGAAGAACTGGCTGCTCGGCGGCCTGCTGGTCAACGTCTTCGTCTTCGTCGGCTACATGTTCGTGACCAGTTCCGTCCACATCGTCCTCGTCCGGATGTTGCAGGGCATCGGCGCCAGCATGCTCTGGATTACGGGTGCGTCGGTCGTCGGACAGATCTCACCCGACGACGAGAGCGGCCGCTGGCTGGGGTCGTACAACCAGGTGGCCGCGCTCTCCTCGCTCGCGGGCAACGTCGTGGGAGGGCTGCTCCTCTCGATCTACGACCCGCTCCAGTCACGGGTGGTGTTCGCCGTCCTCACCGTCATCACGCTGGTCGCGTTCGCGCTGGTCTACCTGAACCTCCGTGACGACCCCGGCGGCGGCGTCGACGACCCCGAGGCCCAGTCGGGGACGGGGACGATCAAGAAACTGCTCGCGCTCCCGATGCTCCGGTCGCTGGTGCTGTTCCGCCTCTCCTTCTCGGTGGGGAAGATGGCGGTCATCATCTTCCTGCCCATCCTCGCGGCCCGGCAGTTCGGTATCGGCGCGTTCGCCATCGGCTGGATCCTCGCCGGCGGGAAGATCACGAAGGCGCTGTTACAGGGCTACGTCGGCGACCTGACCGACCGGATCGGCGACCGCGCGAAGTTCGTCGCCGTCGGCGCGCTGCTGTACGGGGTGGGGATCGCCCTGATTCCCCTCTCCCTGCCCGCCGAGGAGATGGTGGGACGGTTCCGGTTCGGCTACTTCGGCCGCGGGCAGGAACTCGGCGGCGGCTTCCTCGTCCTGTTCGGGGCCTACGCGATCATGGGTATCGGCGACTCCATCCGGCTTCCCGCGAGCATGGCGCTGTTCGTCGAGGAGGGGGAACGCTACGACTCGGTCGCCAGCGCGATGTCGCTGCGCTCGATCTCGTGGAAGATCGGCCAGACGGTCGGCCCGCTCGGGGTCGGCTTGATCAAGGACTTCATCGGCGTCGTCGAGGCGTTCCTGACGGCCTCGGTGTTCGTCGTCTTCGCAACCGGGGTGTTCTGGGTGACCCACAGCCTCTCGAAGGAACCCGAGGGCGTCGACCCCGCGCTCGGGGATTAG
- a CDS encoding heavy metal translocating P-type ATPase — translation MSSNDESDDAHDHDDRVGAPAADLGEAESVQLTVPGMDCPSCAGKVESSVREIDAVETVDPQVTTGTLTVGYEAGATTPEAVADRVEKAGYEVESGVGEATESFTAPEMDCPSCAGKVENAIQSVDGVVSFRTQPTTGKIVVTFDQSRASAAEVIRAIENAGYEITDSTVDGGGDGGVAGGESVWRSTRAIKTWISGGFTLLGLLLEFVLGGLNAELLTVAATVSLSTADVLFLAAVVVGGQEIVRGGYYSLRNRNLDIDLLMTLAIVGAVSVSLGFGEALYMEAATLAFLFSVAELLERYSMDKARNSLQELMDLSPDEATVQRNGEEVVLPVDEVRVGDVVVVKPGEKIPLDGEVLTGESAVNQAPITGESVPVDKTPGDEVYAGTVNEQGYLELQVTSEAGDNTLSRIIEMVEDAQSNKTQREQFVERFAGYYTPLVVVFAVLVTLGSPALLGATRTQAIVYGLTLLVLACPCAFVISTPVSVVSGITSAAKNGVLIKGGNHLEAMGEVEAVALDKTGTLTFGELTVTDVVPLGDNTEDDVLRCAHGLESRSEHPIGEAIVGHAEERDVDERSVGEFESITGKGVRADLDGTTHYAGKPGLFEELGFDLNHVHAATDGGVVTRKSRQLCERNDCVDLLETVVPELQSQGKTVVLVGTEDEIEGVVAVADDIRDEAAAAVARLHDLGVEHVVMLTGDNERTARAIAEEVGVDEFRAELLPEDKVDAVTELDETYGGVAMVGDGINDAPALATATVGVAMGAAGTDTAIETADIALMGDDLSRLPYLYELSGDANGVIRQNIWVSLAVKAGLALAVPFGYVPIWAAVLIGDAGMTLGVTGNAMRLSRIVPESLTE, via the coding sequence ATGAGCAGTAACGACGAGTCAGACGACGCCCACGATCACGACGATCGGGTGGGCGCCCCCGCGGCGGACCTCGGTGAGGCCGAATCGGTCCAACTCACGGTCCCCGGGATGGACTGCCCATCCTGTGCCGGCAAGGTCGAGTCGAGCGTCCGCGAGATCGACGCCGTCGAGACCGTCGATCCGCAGGTGACGACCGGCACGCTCACCGTGGGCTACGAGGCCGGCGCCACGACGCCGGAGGCGGTCGCAGACCGGGTAGAGAAGGCCGGCTACGAGGTCGAGTCCGGCGTCGGCGAGGCGACGGAGTCGTTCACCGCGCCGGAAATGGACTGCCCCTCCTGTGCCGGCAAGGTCGAGAACGCGATCCAGAGCGTCGACGGGGTCGTGAGCTTCCGTACCCAGCCGACGACCGGAAAGATCGTGGTCACGTTCGACCAGTCCCGCGCGTCCGCCGCCGAGGTGATTCGGGCCATCGAGAACGCCGGCTACGAGATCACCGACTCGACGGTCGACGGCGGCGGCGACGGCGGCGTCGCCGGGGGCGAGAGCGTCTGGCGGAGCACGCGAGCGATCAAGACGTGGATCAGCGGCGGCTTCACCCTCCTCGGCCTGCTGTTGGAGTTCGTCCTCGGCGGGCTGAACGCCGAGCTACTCACGGTCGCCGCCACGGTGTCGCTCTCGACGGCCGACGTGCTGTTCCTCGCGGCCGTCGTCGTGGGCGGACAGGAGATCGTCCGCGGCGGCTACTACTCGCTACGCAACCGCAACCTCGACATCGACCTGCTGATGACTCTCGCCATCGTCGGCGCCGTCTCGGTCAGTCTAGGGTTCGGGGAGGCGCTGTACATGGAGGCCGCGACGCTCGCGTTCCTGTTCAGCGTCGCCGAACTGCTGGAACGCTACTCGATGGACAAGGCCCGGAACTCCCTGCAGGAGCTGATGGATCTCTCTCCCGACGAGGCGACGGTCCAGCGCAACGGGGAAGAGGTCGTCCTCCCCGTCGACGAGGTCCGCGTCGGCGACGTGGTCGTCGTCAAGCCGGGCGAGAAGATCCCCCTCGACGGCGAGGTGCTGACCGGCGAGAGTGCGGTGAACCAGGCGCCGATCACCGGCGAGAGCGTGCCCGTGGACAAAACGCCCGGCGACGAGGTGTACGCCGGGACGGTCAACGAACAGGGCTACCTCGAACTACAGGTCACCTCGGAGGCCGGGGACAACACCCTCTCGCGGATCATCGAGATGGTCGAGGACGCCCAGTCGAACAAGACCCAACGCGAGCAGTTCGTCGAGCGCTTCGCGGGGTACTACACGCCGCTTGTCGTCGTCTTCGCGGTGCTCGTGACGCTCGGCTCGCCGGCGCTGCTCGGGGCGACCCGGACCCAAGCCATCGTCTACGGGCTGACGCTGCTGGTGCTCGCCTGTCCGTGTGCGTTCGTCATCTCGACGCCCGTCTCGGTCGTCTCCGGGATCACCAGCGCCGCGAAGAACGGCGTGCTGATCAAGGGGGGGAACCACCTCGAAGCGATGGGCGAGGTGGAGGCTGTCGCCCTCGACAAGACGGGGACGCTCACGTTCGGGGAGCTGACGGTGACGGACGTGGTTCCGCTGGGCGACAACACCGAGGACGACGTGCTTCGGTGTGCACACGGCCTCGAATCGCGCTCCGAACACCCGATCGGTGAGGCCATCGTCGGCCACGCCGAGGAGCGGGACGTCGACGAACGGTCGGTCGGCGAGTTCGAGAGCATCACCGGCAAGGGCGTTCGGGCCGACCTCGACGGCACCACCCACTACGCCGGGAAGCCGGGGCTGTTCGAGGAACTCGGCTTCGACCTCAACCACGTCCACGCGGCGACCGACGGCGGCGTCGTCACCCGGAAGAGCCGGCAACTGTGTGAGCGAAACGACTGTGTGGACCTCCTCGAGACGGTGGTGCCCGAACTCCAGTCCCAGGGGAAGACGGTGGTCCTCGTCGGCACCGAAGACGAGATCGAGGGCGTCGTCGCCGTCGCCGACGACATCCGCGATGAGGCGGCGGCGGCGGTCGCCCGACTCCACGACCTCGGCGTCGAACACGTCGTGATGCTGACCGGGGACAACGAGCGAACCGCCCGCGCCATCGCTGAGGAAGTCGGCGTCGACGAGTTCCGCGCAGAACTCCTCCCGGAGGACAAGGTCGACGCCGTCACGGAACTGGACGAGACCTACGGCGGCGTCGCCATGGTCGGCGACGGCATCAACGACGCGCCGGCGCTCGCCACCGCGACGGTGGGCGTGGCGATGGGCGCGGCGGGGACCGATACCGCCATCGAAACCGCGGACATCGCGCTGATGGGCGACGACCTCTCGCGGCTCCCGTACCTCTACGAACTCTCGGGCGACGCCAACGGCGTCATCCGGCAGAACATCTGGGTCAGCCTCGCGGTGAAGGCCGGACTCGCGTTGGCGGTCCCATTCGGCTACGTCCCGATCTGGGCGGCGGTCCTGATCGGCGACGCCGGGATGACCCTCGGCGTCACCGGGAACGCGATGCGGCTCTCCCGGATCGTCCCCGAGTCGCTGACGGAGTAG
- a CDS encoding uracil-DNA glycosylase family protein — translation MRNITDRVSNPFGMTPPCERFVPGYGDANADFHVVGDHPGVHGGADTGVPFSGTEAAERLQRALQEAGLLHSIGDEPAVERTFMSYLHSCVSTGEDGPSDADYVEMERYFDAELRAIAAHVLLPVGERATRHVLETFTAQAYRTEMDMDRLHGQELLGSGWLVMPIKDPDDWNDGDDERLVESLLELQSTDFRRESDLGRFLPGGESYHVR, via the coding sequence GTGCGAAACATCACCGATCGGGTCTCGAACCCCTTCGGGATGACGCCGCCCTGTGAGCGGTTCGTCCCGGGCTACGGCGACGCGAACGCGGACTTCCACGTCGTCGGCGATCACCCCGGCGTCCACGGCGGCGCCGACACGGGTGTCCCGTTCTCCGGAACCGAGGCGGCTGAACGGCTGCAACGGGCGTTACAGGAAGCGGGGCTCCTCCACAGCATCGGCGACGAACCCGCCGTCGAGCGAACGTTCATGTCGTACCTCCACAGCTGTGTGTCGACGGGCGAGGACGGCCCCAGCGACGCCGACTACGTCGAGATGGAGCGGTACTTCGACGCCGAACTCCGCGCGATCGCGGCACACGTTCTGCTCCCCGTCGGCGAACGAGCGACGCGACACGTACTGGAGACGTTCACCGCGCAGGCCTACCGGACCGAGATGGACATGGACCGACTCCACGGTCAAGAGCTACTGGGCAGCGGCTGGCTCGTGATGCCGATCAAGGACCCCGACGACTGGAACGACGGCGACGACGAACGGCTCGTCGAGTCGCTACTGGAACTTCAGTCGACGGACTTCCGTCGGGAGAGTGACCTCGGCCGGTTCCTCCCGGGAGGGGAGTCCTACCACGTCCGTTAG
- a CDS encoding ATPase, T2SS/T4P/T4SS family translates to MATDEADTTPALEGEVQERPDPADDAVGGQEAVVGSYTWDDFLREHGETTAARKLYQRFDETPGSERWGEADLSLTREDWDRTDVDPADYLGFPPWEIEARIGAAHGVAADITDYSPLIGYDETPVIKDIYGWEDYKRQYFYTDEGEAPTDREGEPETFDAEEALGHPPESIGGTMADCKRAGEELQELIDERTVDVDEAVDEDAFFSDTQGRTTVANRYDLEKTVPMAKKAHFREEDRYWVNKPYSYVVIFHSTKENEKKYYVVQPHLTEIEDGLTDYLTDKLRASIKYEDEGTTAADEDHRRSVIENRTRDLLDRYDLYDEPADPENRGGLGNTIVDKFGLDPNGGVSGRVVDLLGYDEPIEGIRQLEGIEVRPEPALVEEDADTLNEYQVEKLLYYLERDFIGYERIDGIKHDINVEDISCDGYNAPVFVYHSDYEQIITNVYHEEDELDDFVVKLAQRSGKGISKRRPQVDATLPDGSRAQLTLGREVSDHGTNYTIRQFKDVPFTPVDLINWQTFSLDEMAFLWLCIENHKSLIFAGGTASGKTTSLNAVSLFIPSNTKIVSIEDTREVELPQRNWIASVTRPSFSDDDKGDVDEFDLLEAALRQRPDYIVMGEIRGEEGRTLFQVMSTGHTTYTTFHADNVGEVLKRFTTEPINVSKTMFTALDLVSIQTSTRVQGHKVRRNKSLTEINHYDAENDEINVQDVYQWQAETDEFLKMGDSNTLDEIMFDRGWDRDTLDLEIFKRQTVLAYLIYEGLNTYTQVAATFQAFINDPETILSLMANDMLEASLEDLREMESVLIDIDPEKEEMVPRPDPNDEILAEAKAILERAEEELFEQYLGETPDDVADALADTEPQGNVQAAPDSAGELPPAAEEPDDDPFGEAEISRPALDEEAEGDTDPTTPELEPGDDEDDDAGSTADGAGTERALPERDDGVDDGNDAGADPSEEVTPGDHPSAEDGTDAGEETASSSDDGDGTDAEYVIGEPPAEPDDDPFGEPPDGLWEPDPEFDSTPEPDEFDPFDGSSGDEEYFIGEPADDGSADRNGGSVADDPFGNPPGRDDEPPEPTDGSFDGGFDGGGGDEEEEEAVDGPGEEFEDPFDPGEADEEAEDDEVEVDSWELDDGGDGFWEGEE, encoded by the coding sequence ATGGCTACCGACGAGGCTGACACCACCCCTGCCCTCGAAGGTGAGGTGCAGGAGCGCCCCGATCCCGCCGACGACGCCGTGGGCGGTCAGGAGGCCGTCGTCGGATCGTACACTTGGGACGACTTCCTCCGCGAACACGGCGAGACGACCGCCGCCCGGAAGCTCTACCAGCGCTTCGACGAGACGCCGGGCAGCGAGCGCTGGGGCGAAGCGGACCTGAGCCTCACTCGCGAGGACTGGGACCGAACCGACGTGGACCCCGCCGACTACCTCGGGTTCCCGCCCTGGGAGATCGAGGCCCGCATCGGCGCCGCCCACGGCGTCGCCGCGGACATCACCGACTACTCCCCGCTGATCGGCTACGACGAGACGCCGGTCATCAAGGACATCTACGGCTGGGAGGACTACAAACGGCAGTACTTCTACACCGACGAGGGCGAGGCGCCGACCGACCGCGAGGGCGAACCCGAGACGTTCGACGCCGAGGAGGCACTCGGACACCCGCCGGAGTCGATCGGCGGGACGATGGCCGACTGTAAGCGGGCCGGCGAGGAGCTACAGGAGCTCATCGACGAGCGCACCGTCGACGTGGACGAGGCCGTCGACGAGGACGCCTTCTTCTCGGACACGCAGGGTCGGACGACCGTCGCCAACCGCTACGACCTGGAGAAGACGGTCCCGATGGCGAAGAAGGCCCACTTCCGCGAGGAGGACCGCTACTGGGTGAACAAACCCTACTCCTACGTCGTCATCTTCCACTCGACGAAGGAAAACGAGAAGAAGTACTACGTCGTCCAACCCCACCTGACGGAGATCGAGGACGGCCTCACGGACTACCTGACCGACAAGCTCCGGGCCTCGATCAAGTACGAGGACGAGGGGACCACCGCCGCCGACGAGGACCACCGCCGCTCGGTGATCGAAAACAGGACCCGCGATCTGCTCGACCGGTACGACCTCTACGACGAGCCCGCCGACCCCGAAAACCGCGGTGGGCTCGGCAACACCATCGTGGACAAGTTCGGGCTGGACCCGAACGGCGGCGTCTCCGGCCGCGTGGTCGACCTGCTGGGCTACGATGAGCCCATCGAGGGCATCCGACAACTGGAGGGGATCGAGGTCCGGCCCGAGCCGGCGCTCGTCGAGGAGGACGCCGACACGCTGAACGAGTACCAGGTCGAGAAGCTGCTGTACTACCTCGAACGGGACTTCATCGGCTACGAGCGCATCGACGGCATCAAACACGACATCAACGTCGAGGACATCTCGTGTGACGGCTACAACGCCCCCGTCTTCGTCTACCACTCCGACTACGAGCAGATCATCACCAACGTCTACCACGAGGAGGACGAACTCGACGACTTCGTCGTCAAACTGGCCCAACGGTCGGGCAAGGGCATCTCGAAGCGACGGCCGCAGGTCGACGCCACGCTCCCCGACGGCTCCCGTGCGCAACTGACCCTCGGGCGGGAGGTCTCGGACCACGGGACCAACTACACCATCCGGCAGTTCAAGGACGTGCCGTTCACACCGGTGGACCTCATCAACTGGCAGACGTTCAGCCTCGACGAGATGGCGTTCCTGTGGCTCTGTATCGAGAACCACAAGTCCCTCATCTTCGCCGGCGGGACGGCGTCGGGGAAGACGACGTCCCTGAACGCGGTTTCGCTGTTCATTCCCTCGAACACGAAGATCGTCTCCATCGAGGACACCCGCGAGGTCGAACTGCCCCAGCGCAACTGGATCGCCTCGGTCACGCGACCCTCCTTCAGCGACGACGACAAGGGCGACGTGGACGAGTTCGACCTGCTGGAGGCCGCGCTCCGCCAGCGCCCGGACTACATCGTGATGGGTGAGATCCGTGGTGAGGAGGGCCGGACGCTCTTCCAGGTCATGTCCACGGGCCACACCACCTACACGACGTTCCACGCCGACAACGTCGGCGAGGTGCTCAAGCGGTTCACCACCGAACCGATCAACGTCTCGAAGACGATGTTCACGGCGCTCGACCTCGTGTCGATCCAGACCTCGACGCGGGTGCAGGGCCACAAGGTCCGCCGGAACAAGTCCCTCACCGAGATCAACCACTACGACGCCGAGAACGACGAGATCAACGTGCAGGACGTCTACCAGTGGCAGGCCGAGACCGACGAGTTCCTGAAGATGGGGGACTCGAACACCCTGGACGAGATCATGTTCGACCGCGGGTGGGACCGAGACACGCTCGATCTGGAGATCTTCAAGCGCCAGACCGTGCTCGCTTACCTGATCTACGAGGGGCTCAACACCTACACGCAGGTGGCGGCGACGTTCCAGGCGTTCATCAACGACCCCGAGACCATCCTCTCGCTGATGGCCAACGACATGCTCGAGGCCTCACTGGAGGACCTCCGAGAGATGGAGTCGGTGCTGATCGATATCGACCCGGAGAAAGAGGAGATGGTCCCCCGTCCGGACCCGAACGACGAGATACTCGCGGAGGCGAAGGCGATCCTCGAACGGGCCGAGGAGGAACTGTTCGAGCAGTACCTCGGGGAGACGCCCGACGACGTGGCCGACGCCCTCGCCGACACCGAACCGCAGGGCAACGTCCAGGCGGCCCCCGACAGCGCCGGCGAACTCCCGCCGGCAGCCGAGGAACCCGACGACGACCCCTTCGGCGAGGCGGAGATCAGTCGCCCCGCGCTCGACGAGGAGGCCGAGGGCGACACCGACCCGACCACTCCCGAACTCGAACCCGGCGATGACGAGGACGACGACGCCGGCTCGACGGCCGACGGTGCCGGAACCGAGCGGGCACTCCCCGAGCGCGACGACGGCGTCGACGACGGGAACGACGCCGGCGCCGACCCATCCGAGGAGGTGACGCCGGGCGACCACCCCTCCGCCGAGGACGGAACCGACGCCGGCGAGGAAACGGCCTCCAGCAGCGACGACGGCGACGGGACGGACGCGGAGTACGTCATCGGCGAACCACCTGCGGAACCCGACGACGACCCCTTCGGCGAGCCGCCGGACGGACTCTGGGAGCCGGATCCGGAGTTCGACTCGACGCCCGAACCTGACGAGTTCGACCCGTTCGACGGCTCGTCGGGCGACGAGGAGTACTTCATCGGCGAACCGGCCGACGACGGAAGCGCCGACCGGAACGGCGGATCGGTGGCCGACGACCCGTTCGGGAACCCGCCGGGGCGCGACGACGAACCGCCGGAGCCGACTGACGGCTCCTTCGACGGCGGGTTCGACGGCGGTGGGGGAGACGAGGAGGAGGAGGAAGCGGTCGACGGCCCCGGAGAGGAGTTCGAGGACCCGTTCGACCCGGGTGAGGCCGACGAGGAGGCCGAGGACGACGAAGTCGAAGTGGACTCGTGGGAACTCGACGACGGGGGCGACGGGTTCTGGGAGGGCGAGGAGTAG
- a CDS encoding redoxin domain-containing protein, with the protein MDDPAPPAVGDDAPPFTAPVADADGIDPHPLEDYLTDTPTVLAFYPAAFSNTCTTEFCTFRDRLGPLANGDATVLGVSTDLPWALAAFREEESLPFALVADNDATICTDYGVRTHFERLGIDDVARRSVFVLDAEGTITYRWLADDSGQEPDYEAVDAAVADAAAATSVGAEPTE; encoded by the coding sequence ATGGACGACCCCGCCCCGCCCGCCGTGGGCGACGACGCACCGCCGTTCACCGCACCGGTCGCCGACGCCGACGGGATCGACCCGCACCCGCTGGAGGACTACCTCACGGACACCCCGACCGTGCTGGCGTTCTACCCCGCCGCGTTCTCGAACACCTGTACGACCGAGTTCTGTACGTTCCGGGACCGACTCGGCCCGCTCGCCAACGGCGACGCGACGGTGCTGGGGGTCAGCACCGACCTCCCGTGGGCGCTCGCGGCGTTCCGGGAGGAGGAGTCGCTCCCGTTCGCTCTCGTCGCCGACAACGACGCCACGATCTGTACGGACTACGGCGTCCGGACCCACTTCGAGCGCCTCGGTATCGACGACGTGGCGCGACGATCCGTGTTCGTCCTCGACGCCGAGGGGACGATCACGTACCGGTGGCTCGCCGACGACTCGGGGCAGGAACCCGACTACGAGGCCGTCGACGCCGCCGTCGCCGATGCGGCAGCGGCCACCAGCGTGGGCGCCGAACCCACCGAGTGA
- a CDS encoding AsnC family transcriptional regulator, which translates to MRDLDETDLRIIELLAADARRSYSDIGEDVGLSGPAVSDRVKRLQDSGVLRRFTVDVDRSQLRAGVPVFVRLVVADGSMPALRQRVATASAVEHLFVTADEELMFYGRARANGVRSWLDDLVGDADVRDREVTVVDDVEWTPALGGVEFALTCAECGNTVDSEGETERLGDDVYHFCCPSCRSRFVERYERMEAGAE; encoded by the coding sequence ATGCGCGACCTCGACGAGACCGACCTGCGGATCATCGAACTGTTGGCGGCGGACGCCCGGCGGTCCTACAGCGACATCGGCGAGGACGTGGGGCTCTCCGGGCCGGCGGTGTCGGACCGCGTCAAGCGGCTTCAGGACTCCGGCGTCCTCCGACGGTTCACCGTCGACGTGGACCGATCGCAACTGCGGGCCGGCGTGCCGGTGTTCGTCCGACTGGTCGTCGCCGACGGCTCGATGCCGGCGCTCCGCCAGCGGGTCGCGACCGCGAGCGCGGTCGAACACCTCTTCGTCACCGCCGACGAGGAACTCATGTTCTACGGCCGCGCCAGGGCCAATGGCGTCCGGAGTTGGCTCGACGATCTGGTGGGCGACGCCGACGTGCGTGACCGGGAGGTCACCGTCGTCGACGACGTGGAGTGGACGCCCGCGCTCGGCGGGGTGGAGTTCGCACTCACCTGTGCGGAGTGTGGCAACACCGTCGACAGCGAGGGGGAGACCGAACGGCTCGGCGACGACGTCTACCACTTCTGCTGTCCCTCCTGTCGCTCGCGGTTCGTCGAGCGCTACGAGCGGATGGAGGCGGGCGCGGAGTAG